One Streptomyces coeruleorubidus DNA segment encodes these proteins:
- a CDS encoding glutaredoxin domain-containing protein, with protein MMRAWFLPIVLVLSGSAVATGPAFGGDAGAATAILLVFLVLAGVNSPLFFPRSTAAPEARRRSAVDGRPVVFWRPGCKYCIRLRIRLGRSARQLHWVNIWRDPAGAAAVRAANDGNETVPTVVVAGRPHTNPDPAWVRDQLPRSA; from the coding sequence ATGATGCGCGCTTGGTTCTTGCCGATTGTGCTTGTGCTCAGCGGCTCAGCCGTCGCGACCGGGCCGGCCTTCGGGGGGGACGCCGGCGCGGCCACAGCAATCCTGCTGGTGTTCCTGGTGCTCGCAGGCGTGAACTCGCCCCTGTTCTTCCCGCGGTCGACCGCTGCGCCGGAGGCGCGACGCCGCAGCGCGGTCGACGGCCGGCCGGTCGTCTTCTGGCGGCCGGGCTGCAAGTACTGCATACGACTGCGCATCCGATTGGGCCGCAGCGCCCGCCAGTTGCATTGGGTCAACATCTGGCGTGACCCGGCAGGAGCCGCAGCGGTGAGGGCAGCGAACGACGGCAACGAGACGGTGCCGACTGTCGTCGTGGCGGGCCGGCCACACACCAACCCCGATCCTGCATGGGTGCGTGACCAGCTGCCCCGTTCCGCGTGA